The following nucleotide sequence is from Aliidongia dinghuensis.
GTGGCGGCGCTTCAGCGTCTTGCGGCGGCAGACGCCTTCTCCTCCCTCCGGCTCGACCGCCGGCAGGCCGACTGGGCAATCCGCGCCCTTCGAGACGAGCCTCTGCCGCTGTTCGCCGCTGCCGACGAGCGGGCCGGACTGTTGCTTCGCGAGGTGGTCGAACCCCCGATCGAGCTGACGCCGATGACGGCCGGCGCAGAGGTCGTCGAGGACTACGGTAGTGTCGGCCTCAGCCTGCGGCAGCATCCGGTCGCGTTCATCCGCGCAGATCTCGATCGAAAGGAAATTCTCCCGGCGATCCGGCTTGCTGAGCAAAAGGATGGGCGGCGCGTCCGAGTCGCAGGCCTCGTCCTCGTCAGGCAAAAGCCTGCCTCGGCCAAGGGAGTCTTGTTCATCACGATCGAAGACGAGACGGCGATCGCCAACCTGATCGTCTGGCCGACGCTGTTCGATCAGCAGCGCCGCATCATCCTGTCGGCGAGCATGCTTGGCGTCCGAGGCCGGGTCCAGCGAGAGGGCCAGGTGATCCATGTTGTCTGCGAGGAAGTGGAAGACCTGACCCCGCTGCTCCGAAGCGTGGGAGGACGGGATGTCCCGGCGTTCCTGATCACGCATGGGCGCGGCGACCAGCCGACGCATCCCGGTGGACCTGATCCCCGAGATGAGCTGGCCCTGGGCGGCCGGAGGGCTCGAGACATGTATAGTCCGGACCTCCGCCTCGGCAGCGGCGTCAAAGTGCCGACACGGGATTTCAGGTAGTGGAACTGCGCAAGGTGTCGCCCTGATTACACGTTGCCGTTGGTCGGCGGGCGCCCCTGACGATCGGACCGAAACCGGTCTATATCGGTGCCCATCTAACCCATGACGTGAGCGCAACGAGGCACTTCAGTAAGCATCCAGTCACATTAGCCGTTATCTGCCGGCGGCTCATCGTCGCTTCTAAGCAGCACTTCCTCCATTTTTTCAGCAGCATCTGAAATATATTCAGACGCCAGCCTCAGCATCCTCAAGGTGTAATCCAGCCGACCTTTCATCAATCCTGCCTGACTGTTTGATTGGGCGGAAAGAAGACGGGCAGCATTGCGCGTATCAAAGCCAATATCTTGAAGCAAGAAAGCAAGGTTATCGAGTGTAAGAAGATGAGAGGAAAGTTCGGGAGGAGGGTCGTTCCGATCGGACTCACCCTCTCCTGAGGACTTCTGGCCAAATAATTGCCATTCCACAAGCGGTACGAGGACATCATCACCATCGTCACGCTGACCAAAGGTGATTACGAGGTTCACGCTCGACGAGCGAATCTGCGTCAAACTCGTTGCGATACCACCAGGCAGGGCTACGTTCTCCTCGACCTTCTTGCGCTCAGTCGTTAAACGCTTAGCTGGGCCAGCTGGGCGAGTGGACCGCTTCAATGGACAAGCTCCTTCTCGGTAGCACTCAAAAGGAGTCGATAGTTGGAACTGTCAATCCTATCTTCCGATGCGAAGTGATAGTCGAGTTTATCTTTTTTCGGATGAATGTCATATCGCCTCATTATCACAACAATATTTGGCGATTCGAACACTCCGCGCAATGCGTCCTCCTTACTCTGTACGGGCGCCGAAACTGGAGCGGGGAGCATCTCCGCACGTGCGCGTTGGCGCTCATTGCGCTCGGAATCAGCCAAGGCCAATCCACGCTGAGTCACGCGAAATGCCGCAATTTTGCCTCGGGGCTCGCGCTCAACGAGCCCATTTGCCGCCAACAGCGTCATGACGCGTGAAAGATTGGCGTCACGCAAACCGAGTTCGGTTTTGATCTGCTCGCGCTCAACGTGAGAGCCCATCTTGCTAGCGAGTAGCTGCAAAATTTCGATGACATGGGCTCTGGCGGTGAGATCCTTCATCATCGAGACGCTGGCGGCTTCGACCGACATCCGAACCAGATCCGCCAGCGCTCGCATGCGCTCCGCTGCGGCTGCACAATCGAGACGCCCCTGCGCGACAGGGTGCTCCTTATCGCGCACCTGGGCTGCTATGCGGCCAGCAACGTCAAGAAGCAGGCGATGCCACGATCTCAACTCATCATCGAGACGATGCTCTACCATCACCCGCCAAGTCCAACGGCATAACGCGGCGTACGCAGCTCGAAAGCCGGTCTCAGTATCGAGCGCCCGCCAAATCGCTGCGCGTGCTGCGCCGACATCGATTTCGTCGCGCGCTAAGGTTTCAAACGCGGTGTCTGTCATTTCGGCCCCCTCGCATGGAAAGCTACAGTAAGCCCAGAACATTTTACAACAGTTTACGATTTCCTCACAAATGAGCACATTGTCACAGCTCACGCCGAAACGTAGTGAAATCGGCACACTCCGCAAGGGCGTCGAGTTGCGCTGATCTTGGATCCTTCAGCGCCTTAAAGACGTAGCCGGCCGGCTCTAATGGCGCTCGCGGATAGCTCTGCTGAACTATGACCGTTCGCGTCCCGAAGCGAACCTTCATGTCATCGGCTACGTCGCGATGAGCGGTCATCGTATTGGGCCGTCCCATCGACAATACCAGCACAAGATCGACATCAAGAGAGATCGCAGGCACAGCCCTGGCCTTGTCGCAAAAATCTTTGCAGATCGCGAGCGCGATCAACTCGCGATCTGTGGCAATAATGTGGACCTTACCGTAAACATTGATGTCCTCGGTCAGCCCATCAAAGCTGAACCGCCGATTTTTGCCGAATGCGAACATCAGATCTCCTCGACCATTTAATACGGGCGCGAGATTCAAATGACCATTCTTGCCTTGGACATGCCATGAACCTGCGATCACCACGGCCGGCAGGAGGGTTTCGAGCGGATTTTCGACAAAAAACGTCTGGACCTGCGTAACACAGGCAGGATTCATAGTCAGTTCCGGCCACAACAACGTGTCACAGCTACCAGCGCGAGCCGCTGCACAATGCCGCTCGATCGCTGCTGGAAGGCCCTCAGCACAATCGGTAGCAGTGACGAGGAAGCCCTTAGCTCCACTTCTTTCATATCGGAGATCGAATCCTGCAAAGAGGGCGGCGCCAAAGATGTGTTCCGCTGGCTTCGGTTCAAGGGCTAGGTCGGTATGCTGCTCGATCAAAATATCGACATCCCCGATCCGCGTCGGGATGACTCGGTGATGGAGGAGCCCACGACGACTGAAGCTCTGACCTGACCTAGGCCCTCCATCGCTAACCACCGAGCGAGGGATCGGAACGACATATTTTTCACCGTCAGATGTAAGCCAACAATCAGGAGCTTCACCCGGATTGGGCTCAGCCCCCTCGAACAGCACTTGGTCGAGAGCACGTAAAACTGCGGCCGCGCGAAAAAGCACATCCTTTGCCGCCCTCGCCGAAGCAAAGCTCTCTGGCCTACCCAAACAACTCGTTTCCCGAAACGCAGCAAGGCTAAGTGCGCCCTCGTCGAACTGATCGAATTCCTGCAAAAGGTTTGCTGGCGTAGTTTCGAGAAGACCATATAGACGAGAAAGCAGCGTTTTCAGCACAGACGGGTCGCGCCATGTGCGCCATAGCTTATCTCGTGCAAATGCCGATAGGCTTTCGATCCACTTCGCGGAGGCTTGTTCCGCCGCACTTTGTCTACCCAAATTGCCTCCTACAGTCTGCGCTTCTTTCCGATCTAGCTTATTATCAATTTATCGTCATGAACACTTATGCCCAGACCACAACTCATTAATGTAACTCGCATTAGCCCCTCTCTCTTGGGGCCAATTCAGCTCTTTTCCGTTATATAATTTCGCATCTCTGAGATAAATACAGGCATCCTTAGAGTGGTTTTCAGCCAATCTGAGATATGCGTTCACAGCATCATCACGTATTCTCGCCATCGGCACGCCCACCGATCTCCAAGCTTCGCCCTCGGCCGGATACTTACTTATAATCTCTTTTGCCAAAGCGATCACATCATCCCATTTCTGATCGGCATAACTTTGCTTGAGCTTCGCGTAAAAAATTTGAGCCATTCTTGCCTGTATATCGCTCTTAACGAACGGCTTTTCGTGTTTAGAGACAGCCGCCTTCTTTAGAGTATCCGGCGTGAGGTCGCTGAACGCCTGCAATGCCTTCTCGCACTCTTCCTCGTAAGCAAGGTCTTTGCACGATTCGTACAACGCCCGAGCATAGTTATACTTAACAACTTCCGGAAAATATTCTATTTTTTCTCTTCCCCATTCGGGTCTGCTCGTTTTGGAATCGAGAGTAGAATCGTAAAACTTCCACATCTGCAGAGATTTATCAATCTCAGCGCAGTCAGCCTCGTGGTCAAGCGCCTCTCTCGCCAAATTAACGGCGGGTAAATTTATTTTTTCTGGAGAAAACGGCGTATACAGTGTCCGCTCTGGGCAATTGAGTGTGACCAAAAAATTTGCCGCCACCCTCTCTTTTCTGATCGGCACCACCTCTCCACGCGGCCTTAGTTCGAGAACAACAGGCCTTCCACTTATAAGTTCGAAGCGATACGCAGAATACCCCGATCCAGCGCCAGCGGCGCCACTGACACTTCTGCCGTCTACGTATAGCTCGCCGTCATAATCCTTTTCTGACAAGTCAGAGCTATCAATATACTTAAAAGACACAGCTACATTATTCCTACTTTCCGGTTCCTTACCGCCTCGCGTCTCCTGAGCAAGACTTGGTGTAGAATCATCTTTGGCGCGAACAGGCTTGTCCGGGCCAGGCGTTACGGATTCAGAGAAGGTCGATGGATTAGCGACAGTAGTCGGAGTTGAGATCGTTAAATCCAGATGCGATTTGGATAAAAAGAACAATGTTCCAAATATTGACACACCGACTCCCAACACTGAAAGGGCGATGGATCTCGTAAAAAAGCGCCCAGAAGCTTCTGCCTTCCGAATTAACAGCCTATAAGTCTGAATCGTGGACAGCTTCCCAACATCAAAACCGAGAGTTCCGATATACTGCCTCACCAGATCCGGCCTATCCGAGGGACGTGCCGATTTGATCATTTTATAAATATTATCGTTTTTGTTCTTCTTATAATAGAATACGGCGATTGCAATTACGCAAATAGCGCCCCATATGGTTGTAACCTTAGCAGCAACTGTAAACATGCTATCTCGCACGATGGCAATCTTGACGAGCGCCTTGCGACGCTGCCTTCAAGAAACTCTTATAGCCGGCTAAAGGCCAAGGTCAATAATTCCTCCTCTATTCGATGCAATTCGCATGTGACGCGATCCTCGAATTTACGCTGAAAGAAGGGGGCGCGAGGAAAGCGATCGCGGCATAAAGTCAGTCGCCTCAGGCGGACGCCTCGCCGTCAAACGGACAGCCATGTCCTGTTCACCACCTCCACGTTCGAGCCATCTTTCTTCGGCTCAAGCAAGGGCGCGTCGAGGGGTTCGAACAGCAGTCCGACCCGAACGGCAACTAACGACCATCGTAAGAACTGCTCCGTCAGGCCTGGATTCTCCTGCTCCAACCGAGCAACCTCGGCTCGAAGCCACTCGATCCTACGGATTCGCCGCCCCGATCGCCGAATCCCCGCCACTCAGCCCCCTGCGTCGGCAATCGACTGCTTGAGCCGTTTATGCGCCATCTCCCAGGCATTGACGCTGCCCGCACGGTTCTGGATCGCCGGCCCTGGCGCACCGACGCCTGATTCCCGTGCCCAGGACCGCCATGATGCGATCCCAGGCTGGCCCGCCGGTTCGGCCATCCAGTAATCGGACAGCCGGCTCAGCACGGGCGTCCATCCGGGCTGATTTCCAGGTCGCGGGTTTCCGAAGGGACAGACGTCACCCAGACGTCACGGTATGCCAAAACGAGGATGGCAAGCAGCTGGCTCACGGCCGGCACGATCGGCTTTGCCCGTCCTCAGCCGGAACTCTCCACACGCAAAATCGTACCGGGTTTCCATCATTTTGATTCAGAAGCACTAGGATCTATCAAGAAATTCAGCGAGTTTCCAAATTAAATCGGAAACTAGTTTTCGAATTTAAAATGTCAGTTTGCTAATAAATTTCGTTATGAAAATGGAAACAATGTATAGATGAATTTTTTATTTGACATCGCTAGATCGTTAACCTCCATATCGACGCCATGAAACTACAGGAGTCGAAACCTTGACAATCAAGAACATTGAAGAAGCAGCATCCCCACTTACTCTCGCCCTGCATAGGTGGCAAACCACACTCCCCTCAGCTTCCAAGCGCTAGTACCTCGAATGCCCGAACGCATCACGCTTCCGGTGTTGGATGCCCTGCCGGACTACATCCCGTCCGATATCGCCAAAATCGTCGCCCATCCCAACGGATTTCGAACGATTGCCGATGACGATGGAATTCCGATTCCTGCCGTTGGTCATTTCCTGCGGGATCAACGCTCAGAATCGACGAGAAACGCCTATCGCGAAGACGTCGCTGAGTTCCTGCTCGCGCTAATGGACTCGGGCGGTGTCGAGTTCGCGGACGCGACTTTCTCCCACACGCTCTTCACCGCGTACCTGAAGTCACTTTGCACCACACTCGGCCAGAACGGTCGGAAGCGTCGCAAAAGTACGGTGACAAGACGAATGGCCGGGCTAAGGAACTTCTTCGAGCATGCCAAAGAAGAGGGTCACATCGACGTCGGGTTCGATTGGAAACGGATCAACCGAATACCCAGCGACTTGTTTAAGGCGTCCACGATCTCCGACGCCCAACGTCTTCTGGAAGGACGCTCGAAGAAGGTTCGGTTCATACCGACCAGGCACGTCGCCCGTGTCCTGAGCGAATTCGGACCAACACTGAGCGAAAACAGCATCGTCGGCGATTATTGGAAGCCCGTTCGAAACAGGCTGACGGCTGAAATATCCTACAGCTGCGGGACTCGCATCGATGAGATTACTCATCTGCTGGTGAACCAGATTCCCAGGCCGCGCCAATTCAGTCCCGACCGGGCCTACGATCCTGACTTCGAGTTTTGGCTGCGCGAGCAACCTTCTGTGCCTGTCAGGCTTGCATGGACCAAGCGATTGGTCGAGCGTACGTGCTTAGTTCCGGCCGACCTGCAGTGGGCCATCTGGTGGTACATCGAGGTCGAGCGTGCGGCTGTTCTGGAAGACGCGCGCAAACGGCTTGGTCGAGACGAATGGCAACGCCGATGCTTCGACAAAACGGGGCGTCACGGCTGGTTGTTCTTGAACGGATCGGCCGCTGCTGACGCTTACGTGGGCGGCCGATTCACTGCCAACGCTCTCAGTAAGATTATGGCCAAATGCGTGGTCCGGGCGGGGCTTTTCAAGGAAGAAGCAATCCCTGATCCTGAGAGTGGCGAGCCAATCCTGGAGATCGTCCCAAACTATAGCTTCCATGACTGGCGGCATACCTTTGCGATTCTACAGTACCTCAGCAAATGGATCCACGGCGGGCGAACCAAAGCGGCTGAGGATGCGGCCATCCGACACGTCCAAACTTTGCTGGGGCACGCATCGCCGGAAACGACGCGCAACTGGTACCTCGATGTGGCTCGCGCCTGCGAAGCCGAGATCTCCGACAGGTTCGAAAATCGGTTTGCTGGCCTGCGGGGTATTGCGTGATGCGCGGTCGCAAACCATATTCTCGGGCCTTCTCGACGCCAGCGGAATCAACAGAACTGCCGATTCCATTTCCGCTGCGTGGCCCCGGCGTTCATGAGTTCATTGACGAAGCGTCGGTACCTCGTCTCGTCGTGCTATTCTCATTCCCGCGAAGGCGCGTAAAAGGATGGCCGGAAGGCACTTGGCCCTGCTATTTCGACCAGCTTCTACCACGCGGGGAACTTGGACGGCAGTTCGCTCAAAAGCTCTTCGAGCATTTCGAAGTCCTTTCTACAGCCTCTAAACGAACTGCCGTCTGGTACTCAAATAAATTTGTCAAATTTCTGAACGAAATTGATCCATTATTTGAGTTTAATTCGATAGATCGACTTCCAAATACGTTCGGTTCTTCTTTTAGGAACTGGCTTAGAAAACAAGAAAACTTCGGCCAGACCTATCAAAGGAACGCCGTAGACGTCATTCGACCAATTTTCCGCGCAATTGGCGCTTCCTCGATGGAACTTGCGCAAAATAAGGCGGCTGAATATGACGATGACAACGAAGAAAACGTCAACACCGCCCAAGCCCGTATTGTCAACTTTCCGAGCCCACGCACCGACCGTGCTCCTTCTCGCCCCAAAGCAGTACTCACAGATCTTCAGATCTCCCAGATCCTAAATGATTGTCGCGTTGAAATCGAGACAACCATGGACTTGCTAGATCGCGGCCAATCCATGATTGACGAAGCCACGCCTTATCTGAAGGCGAGCTACACTCGAAAAGAGTTTCGCCACCTCCCGACCCTCCTTGCTGTCATCGAGCGCGATTACGGCGGAATACTGCCACCCTATAGAGAGATGCTGAAAAAAAATCGAAGCCTCGCCCATGCTATCTGGCTTGAGCACGGCGGCCGGGCAGAGGTTCTAAAATATTTTGGTGCAACAAATGATACTATTGTTCCCTTTGTACTAACTCTAGCATTCCGAACTTTTTTCAATCCCACCCCCCTCCTGGACTTGAGACAATCTCTATGCTCCTCACAGCATTGGCTATGGGGAGATCTTTGCTGGGAAATTCTCAGCGGTGAACTCAGCGATGAGGGCCAAAGGGAGCTTCAGCGAAAGGTTGATTGTGGGCAGGATCCGGCGACGGCACGACGGGAGGTGTTGATGGCCTATAAGGGGCGGTCGTCCTCAATCGTCTCACGTTCCTTCCGACCGTCAGATGATTGGGATAATCCTGCGAAACTCCTGAGGCAACTGGCTCAGTTAACACGTCGGTGGCGTCCGTATGTCCCACCAGAAGATGCCGATCATGTTTTCATTTCGGTTCCACTAGCTGCGCAAGGCACCGCGCGGCCAAGGGCATATTGGTCCACAAACTGCATCAGCAATGACATTAAATGGACGTACTCTCTAAAGAAATTCAGAGAACGCCACAATCATCCAAAATATTCTCTACAAACGTTCCGCATTACTGGAACCGACTTGATCTATGAGATGACCGACGGCGATACGGAGGCTGCACGAGCCGTTCTCAATCACAAGAACGCTGATACGACCAGGAATGCCTATCAGACCAATAGCAACAACAAGCGCGACGGCGATCGCCTTGCCGCCATGACAGGTCGGCGAACGCGCTTTGCTGAGACCGGCGGTCACTCACGGAACGACTATGTAGCCTGCACGCCAGGTTTCGGCTGTGCCGATCCATACGACAGCCCAATCCTCGGACAACGTAAAGGCCGTCTTTGCACAGCTTTCGGTCGTTGCCCAGCCTGTCCGATGAGTCTTGCCGCCACAACAAACGCCCGATCGGTCGCTTATATGCTCCGACTAGAAGCTGCATTTGTTGACGCTGCCTCGAAGGTCGATATGTCGCGATACAACTTCACCATTGGACCCGAACTCCAAGCGCTCAAATCCGAATGGCTCCCTCGCGTAAGCGATGGCGTGCTCGCCACAGCGCGACAGATCCTTCCCAGCCTCCCCACCTTTCCCAATATTGAATGATGACCACCTTGAAAGCTACTTTGACAGAGAGAGAAGAGAATCTTTTTCATCATCTTTCCGAAAGGGAATTGATCGAACATGATGAAAGAGGACCACGTATATCTAATTGTAGCTTCTGGCATGACGTGGAATGGATCTTCTCAATATCAACACCCGGCCAGGTCACGCACCTCGCCAAGTTTAACTTCAAAATCCTTCTGCGCCCCCAAACCGACGAATACGAAGCAGAATTTCTAACAAGCGATCAATACCGTCAACTACTTGACGAGGTCAGACGATTCCTTTGGTCGCGAATCGAAGACGGTGCCAAAGGATCGAGCTTAAAGCGCGGTTCGATTGGTAAATACCGTACAGAAATCTCCTGTTTTCTCCGGTGGCTTGCATCCGAGGGCTATTTCTCGTTTGGCGACGTCCCCCCGGGTGCTGTCGAGTCTAGCTTCATCCCCTTCCTCACGACCGAATTAGCTCGATCGAACAAAGACGAGGAGCACTCAGTCCAGACCATAAAGAATTACCTTCAAGTCCCCGTTCGGCTTTTCGAACAGAATGCCGTCATGTCTGATGGCGTGAGTCTGCTTCGTCACGACCCATTTCCCCACTCCTCGCCGCTTGCGGAAGCTGCGAAACTAACGACAAAGCTAGCGCGGCAAATCCCCGTTGTCCCAAGTACCATCTTCGCGGCGACAACGGGCGTAATGCTCACATGGCTCGATCACATCATTCCCGACATCCTCCGGTTCCAAAGTATCTTTCTAAGCGACGACGGTCCGCATGGTGCGCGGGCGAGGACGCACTCAAAAAGGAACCGTCATCGTGACGACGAGATCAGGCAGCGCCTGATCAAAGAAGACTTCGCCTGCTTGCCAGGAGAGATTTTACCCTGGCGAGAGCGGTTCGTTCTCTATGAGTCGATGGAGGGACGTCATAAATCGGTGGGTCACCAACTGCGACGCGTCGTCGTAGATGGCGTCTCCGCATGCGTCTTGACGATATTAGCTCTCGTCGGGATGAGGCTGTCGGAGGTGTGCGGACTGATCGGCTCACTTAATTTGGAAACCGGGCTTCCCAATTGCGTCGAGATCGAGCCGACCTTGAATGGGCTTTTCGAGGCTTTCTATATCACCGGCCATATTTACAAACGGCGCCACATCCCACAGAAGCATCGCTGGGCCGCTGGCCTTCGGTCGGCGGGCTCAACAGAGCTTCCTCCCGCGATCCTCGCTATCAAGCGCCTTCACCAACTGCTTGAGCCGTGGCGCGATCTTGCACGGCCCGATGATCCGACGTCGGATCAAACACTCCATAACCAACTACTGGTTCGGTTCAGGTATATCCGTGAGTTTCCTCGCAACCGAGACGGCATGGCGCCCATCCTGGCACGACTTCTTGCGCAACAGATGAAGTCGTGGTTGTTCCGCCACGGCAAGGTTCCTGCCGACGTCAATATTCCCACTCCGGCATGGCGTAAGTCCTATGCGCTTCAGACGTACATGATCGACCCGCAGCTCTTGCCTGCGATTTCCAGGCACTTCGGCCACGTCTCGGAAATGATCACGTATTCGAGTTACGTGGAGGGAGCAGACCCAGAGCTAGAACGGTACCGAGATGACGTCGCATACAACGAGGTTGCCCAATTTATGGCTGCCGTCCGGCGTGGCGAGATCCAGACAGCAGGGAAGATCCCGGAAGCGATCGTGGCGAACAGGCAAAACCTAGATGCCCATTTCGCGTCTCTTTCGGAGAGCGAGATCATCGACGCCATGACGGACGAACTCCGGAAATCGAACATACGTGGTTTCGGCGCCCCCTGGGGAATCTGCATCTACCGTCGAGAATGGTCGCGATG
It contains:
- a CDS encoding tetratricopeptide repeat protein — translated: MFTVAAKVTTIWGAICVIAIAVFYYKKNKNDNIYKMIKSARPSDRPDLVRQYIGTLGFDVGKLSTIQTYRLLIRKAEASGRFFTRSIALSVLGVGVSIFGTLFFLSKSHLDLTISTPTTVANPSTFSESVTPGPDKPVRAKDDSTPSLAQETRGGKEPESRNNVAVSFKYIDSSDLSEKDYDGELYVDGRSVSGAAGAGSGYSAYRFELISGRPVVLELRPRGEVVPIRKERVAANFLVTLNCPERTLYTPFSPEKINLPAVNLAREALDHEADCAEIDKSLQMWKFYDSTLDSKTSRPEWGREKIEYFPEVVKYNYARALYESCKDLAYEEECEKALQAFSDLTPDTLKKAAVSKHEKPFVKSDIQARMAQIFYAKLKQSYADQKWDDVIALAKEIISKYPAEGEAWRSVGVPMARIRDDAVNAYLRLAENHSKDACIYLRDAKLYNGKELNWPQERGANASYINELWSGHKCS
- a CDS encoding tyrosine-type recombinase/integrase, translated to MPERITLPVLDALPDYIPSDIAKIVAHPNGFRTIADDDGIPIPAVGHFLRDQRSESTRNAYREDVAEFLLALMDSGGVEFADATFSHTLFTAYLKSLCTTLGQNGRKRRKSTVTRRMAGLRNFFEHAKEEGHIDVGFDWKRINRIPSDLFKASTISDAQRLLEGRSKKVRFIPTRHVARVLSEFGPTLSENSIVGDYWKPVRNRLTAEISYSCGTRIDEITHLLVNQIPRPRQFSPDRAYDPDFEFWLREQPSVPVRLAWTKRLVERTCLVPADLQWAIWWYIEVERAAVLEDARKRLGRDEWQRRCFDKTGRHGWLFLNGSAAADAYVGGRFTANALSKIMAKCVVRAGLFKEEAIPDPESGEPILEIVPNYSFHDWRHTFAILQYLSKWIHGGRTKAAEDAAIRHVQTLLGHASPETTRNWYLDVARACEAEISDRFENRFAGLRGIA